The following are encoded together in the Ovis canadensis isolate MfBH-ARS-UI-01 breed Bighorn chromosome 2, ARS-UI_OviCan_v2, whole genome shotgun sequence genome:
- the NHSL3 gene encoding NHS-like protein 3 isoform X2, giving the protein MVVFLGRHLPALLGLFKKKGSAKAESDKRLSVGPGQGPGSVVDDHQDNVFFPSGRPPHLEELHTQAQEGLRSLQHQEKQKLNKGAWDHGDTQSLQSSRTGPDDDSISFCSQTTSYTAESSTAEDALSIRSEMIQRKGSTFRPHDSFPKPSGKSGRRRRERRSTVLGLPQHVQKELGLRNEREPPGTPRPPGPRDAIRIPTVDGRPAGPAAGPGARVSLQALEAEAEAGAGAEAMLQRHIDRIYRDDMLFGRSTGARPPPLTRPMSLAVPGLTGGAGPPEPLSPAMSISPQATYLSKLIPHAVLPPTVDVVALGRCSLRTLSRCSLLSASPASVRSLGRFSSVSSPRPRSRHPSSSSDTWSHSQSSETIVSDGSTLSSKGGSEGRPEGSVANSSVAPPPQGGSGRGSPSGGSTAEASDTVSIRSGSQLSGRSVSLRKLKRPPPPPRRTHSLHQRSSAVPDGPLGLPPKPERKQQLQPPRPPTTGGSEGMAAPPCPPSSAGGWVSGLSPGGSRRPPRSPERTLSPSSGYSSQSGTPTLPPKGLAGAPASPGKAQPPKPERVTSLRSPGASVSSSLTSLCSSSSDPAPSDRSGPHMSTALGDRFVIPPHPKVAAPFSPPPSKPKSPNQAALAPAVVPGPVSTTAASSESPPTPQTSLTPPQACAASKDQSPPPSPPPSYHPPPPPTKKPEVVEGALFALETAEEPFEDPNWPPPPPPTPEEQDLSMADFPPPEEAFFSVASPEPAGPSPLPEASLSAVSFQNQPSGTPDPPPAPPAPPAAGSVAGLLAKAPRKEPVGCSKGGGLPREDASPPLVTPSLLQTVRLRSVGPPTVAPNPASGPSPPQKPLRRALSGRASPASAASLGLHAAVRLKASNLAVSTDPVGAQPNGPPEAEPRSPASTASFIFSKGTKKLQLERPVSPETQADLQRNLVAELRSISEQRPPQAPKKPPKAPPPVARKPSGGVPLPTSPSFPRAEPLTAPPTNGLPHAEDRTKEEVAENGSVLQLVGPEEQKLGPPTTDP; this is encoded by the exons ATGGTGGTGTTCCTGGGCCGCCACCTCCCGGCGCTCCTCGGGCTCTTTAAGAAGAAGG gctctgccaagGCTGAGAGCGACAAACGACTGAGTGTAGGGCCCGGCCAGGGGCCAGGGTCTGTAGTGGATGACCACCAGGACAATGTCTTCTTCCCCAGTGGGCGACCGCCCCACCTGGAAGAGTTACACACGCAGGCCCAGGAAGGGCTCCGTTCCCTCCAGCACCAAG aaaaacagaaactGAACAAGGGTGCCTGGGACCATGGAGACACCCAGAGCTTACAG TCTTCCCGCACTGGGCCAGATGATGATAGCATCTCCTTCTGCAGCCAGACCACGTCCTACACGGCTGAGAGCTCCACGgcagaggacgcgctctccatcCGCTCTGAGATGATCCAGCGCAAAG GCTCCACCTTCCGGCCCCACGACTCGTTTCCCAAACCATCTGGAAAGTCGGGGCGCCGGCGGCGGGAGCGGCGGAGCACGGTGCTAGGACTACCGCAGCACGTGCAAAAGGAACTCG GCCTGCGGAATGAACGTGAGCCACCAGGTACGCCTCGGCCTCCGGGTCCACGGGACGCTATACGCATTCCCACAGTGGATGGCCGTCCGGCAGGCCCGGCCGCAGGGCCGGGGGCCAGGGTGTCCCTGCAGGCGCTGGAGGCAGAGGCTGAagccggggccggggccgaggCCATGCTGCAGCGCCACATCGACCGCATCTACCGCGATGACATGCTCTTCGGCCGGTCCACGGGGGCGCGGCCCCCGCCGCTAACCCGGCCCATGTCCCTCGCAGTGCCCGGACTGACGGGAGGGGCCGGGCCTCCAGAACCCCTGAGCCCGGCCATGTCCATCTCGCCCCAGGCCACCTACTTGTCGAAGCTGATCCCACACGCCGTGCTGCCGCCCACGGTGGACGTGGTGGCCCTGGGCCGCTGCAGCTTGCGCACCCTGAGCCGCTGCAGCCTGCTCTCAGCCAGCCCGGCCTCTGTCCGCTCTCTGGGCCGTTTCTCCTCGGTCTCCAGCCCGCGACCCCGCAGCCGccacccttcctcctccagcGATACCTGGAGCCATTCTCAGTCCTCCGAGACCATCGTGTCTGATGGCTCCACCCTCTCCTCTAAGGGTGGCTCTGAGGGCCGGCCAGAGGGCTCCGTGGCCAACAGTAGCGTGGCGCCCCCTCCGCAGGGGGGCAGCGGGCGGGGCTCTCCCAGCGGGGGCAGCACCGCCGAAGCCTCGGACACTGTCAGCATTCGGAGCGGGAGCCAGTTGTCTGGCAGGAGCGTGTCGCTACGTAAGCTGAAGCGGCCCCCGCCGCCTCCCCGCCGGACCCACTCGCTCCATCAGCGCAGCTCGGCAGTCCCTGATGGGCCCTTGGGGCTGCCTCCCAAGCCCGAGCggaagcagcagctgcagccgcCCCGGCCGCCCACCACTGGAGGGTCTGAAGGGATGGCGGCCCCGCCCTGTCCACCCAGCTCGGCAGGCGGCTGGGTGTCTGGCTTGTCTCCAGGTGGCTCCCGGCGTCCCCCACGCTCCCCGGAACGGACACTCTCCCCCTCCAGTGGATACTCGAGCCAAAGTGGTACCCCTACCCTCCCCCCGAAGGGTCTAGCAGGGGCTCCTGCTTCCCCCGGCAAGGCCCAGCCCCCCAAACCAGAACGCGTCACTTCCCTTCGATCTCCTGGGGCCTCGGTCTCCTCCTCGCTCACGTCTCTGTGTTCCTCTTCCTCTGATCCAGCACCCTCAGACCGCTCTGGTCCTCACATGTCGACTGCCCTGGGCGACAGGTTTGTCATACCTCCTCACCCCAAGGtggctgcccccttctccccacctccctctaaGCCCAAGAGTCCAAACCAAGCTGCCCTTGCTCCTGCTGTAGTCCCGGGGCCGGTCTCTACCACTGCTGCCAGTTCTGAGTCCCCACCCACTCCCCAGACATCCCTGACCCCACCTCAGGCATGTGCTGCCTCCAAAGACCAGTCACCCCCTCCGTCCCCACCACCATCGtatcacccacccccaccccccactaaGAAGCCAGAGGTGGTTGAGGGGGCCTTGTTTGCCCTGGAGACCGCTGAGGAGCCCTTCGAAGATCCCAActggccccctcccccacctcctaccccagaGGAGCAGGACCTGTCCATGGCCGACTTCCCACCACCCGAGGAAGCCTTTTTCTCTGTGGCTAGCCCTGAGCCCGCAGGGCCTTCACCCCTCCCAGAGGCCTCCTTATCTGCTGTTTCCTTCCAGAACCAGCCCTCTGGTACCCCAGACCCTCCTCCAGCCCCGCCAGCCCCACCTGCTGCCGGCTCTGTCGCAGGGCTCCTGGCCAAGGCCCCTCGGAAGGAGCCGGTGGGCTGCAGCAAGGGTGGGGGCCTTCCCCGGGAGGATGCCAGCCCACCCCTGGTCACACCCTCACTCCTGCAGACGGTTCGGCTGCGCTCTGTGGGCCCTCCCACGGTGGCTCCAAATCCAGCATCGGGGCCATCGCCCCCCCAGAAGCCACTCCGAAGGGCCCTTTCAGGGAGGGCTAGCCCTGCATCTGCAGCATCCTTGGGGCTCCATGCGGCTGTTCGGCTCAAGGCCTCTAACCTGGCTGTCAGCACGGACCCTGTGGGTGCCCAGCCCAATGGACCACCTGAGGCAGAGCCACGATCCCCTGCCTCTACGGCCAGCTTCATCTTCTCCAAGGGCACTAAGAAGCTGCAGCTGGAGCGGCCTGTGTCCCCGGAGACCCAGGCTGACCTCCAGCGGAACCTGGTAGCTGAACTAAGGAGCATCTCAGAGCAACGGCCACCCCAGGCCCCAAAGAAGCCACCTAAGGCTCCCCCGCCCGTGGCTCGCAAGCCTTCTGGGGGCgttccccttcccacctcccccagctTTCCTCGGGCTGAGCCCCTTACTGCGCCTCCCACCAACGGGCTCCCCCATGCCGAGGACAGGACTaaggaggaggtggcagagaaTGGAAGTGTCCTGCAGCTGGTGGGCCCTGAGGAGCAGAAGCTGGGCCCACCCACTACAG ACCCATAG